GGCCCTGAAATCCCTTTGTAGCTCGGCGTGGAGACGGGTTCCCCGTAAGCGCCGAAGTAACAGCCGATGTAACAATTCCAGTTGGTCCCGGATGGCCCGCTGGAGTAAGGCGCCGGGCCGATGCTCCCGCCGGGACATCGCCGGAGCGCATCCAGAAAGAGGGGGTCGGTGTTGAACTGGCCAGCGCCGGGCTTCTGCCGCTTGGCGACATAAGGCGCCAGAATCTGAAACCAGAACGGTTTAGTGTAGTCGGTGGAGTCATCGCCAAAGAGTGGGAATCTGTCGTTGAAGTCGCCCTCATACATGATGGTCGCGTAGCCCCAGTTCTTCATGTTGTTGGTGCAATAGACCGCGTGGGCCTTGGCCTTGGCTTTCGCCAGCGCCGGCAGCAGCAGCGCCGCCAGAATCGCGATAATTGCGATCACCACCAGCAGCTCGATCAGGGTGAAACCACGAGAAGAGAGAGGCAGCCTCCGGTTTCGTCCGCCGCCCGCGACGGCCGCGCCGCGCACCAGCCCTGATCCCACAAAGGCAGGGACAGCCTTCATGGCCAAGTATAGGCACCTACCAGTCTGCGAAAGCAACCACAATCGTCGCCCCACCCGACCCGCGGTCGCCGCTGACCCCTGCAGCGGTTGGAGGACGGCGGAAGGAGCTCTTGCTGCTCGCCGCCGGATACCACTCCGCCGGCGCCAGGTTTGCTCGCAGCCCCGGTGAATCCCCGGTGTGATTTCCAGATTTGCCCCGGATTGTTGCTATGTGCCACGTGTGCGAAAGTACGCTCGCAGTATGTCCTTCTGTTGTGGGTTTGACGTTTGTTGCGTCAGGGCGGTTCGAAAAACCGAGCCGCCCTCTTTTGCCAGTTCCATCCCGCATGCCCGCCGACGGACGAACATCCTGCCCGAGTTGATCGCCAATGGCCTGGCGGCTCAAATCCAACTCGGGAATCCCGCATTCCGCATTCCACTTCCAGCGAGTTAGCAATGAGATCACGCACGTTTGCCCCATCGACTGCGGCCCCCGCCAACGGTGTTGGCCTCGGCCGGCGCAACCACTCTCACGACGGTGGCAGTCTTCCCGGCGCGAGCCAGCCAATCCGGCTGCTATTGGCGGATGACCACCCGGTCGTGCGCCGCGGTCTCAGGGCCTGCCTGGAACGGCATCCGAACATCCAGGTGGTCGGGGAAGCCGCTGACGGGCGGGAGACGATCAATCAGGCCAGGGCGCTGGTTCCAGATGTCCTGTTAACCGACATCTACATGCCGCACCTGACCGGGTTGGCCGTGGTTGAAACCCTGAATAGAGAATTGCCGCAGATCAAAGTTCTGCTGTTGTCCACGCAGACAGATGGCGCATTTGTGTTGCGCTGCATCCAGGTGGGCGCCAGCGGGTACGTCCTCAAGGAGTCGTCGCCCGAAGATATTGTCCGGGCGATAGAGACCGTCCACTCCGGCGCGCCCTTCTTCAGTCCCGACGTGGCTCACGTCGCTATCAACCAGATGGTCCGGGGCAACCAGACGGGCCCTGGTTTGGCTGATCTAACTGATCGGGAGCGCGAAGTCTTGACTCACATCGCCGACGGTCTGTGCAACAAGGAAATCGGGTGTCGCCTGAACATCAGCACCCGTACCGTGGAGACCCATCGCGAGCGGTTAATGCACAAGCTCGAAATCCACAACACCGCCGGCCTGACCCGGTTCGCCGTCGCCAAGGGCTTGGTAACGATCTCCGGAGTAGCCGCCACATGGAACCGGGCGTCGGAGGTTTCGGCGAGGAGCGTTCTTTGCGAACTTGCCAGGGCTGGAGGTTATTGAAACGGCCGGATGGTCCTTATGTCACTCGCAGATATATTCGTAAATGGTATGGCTGCCCTCGCGGTCGGTGTGGTGGTGTATCTCGGTTGGCTGGCCTTCCAACAGAGGCTCAAAGCGCGCAAAGGGTCGAAGGATCGCGAACGACAGCGGCGACGCCATTGGGGTTACGAATGAGTTCGGGACCGGGGTCCGAGCACCGACGGTCCTCGTAGCTGATAAAGGACGCGGCGGGGAGCACACTGTCCCTGCCGCAGGCGGTAAAGGATAATGGCGGCGGGCAAATTATTCTTGCTGCGGCACTGCGAATGAGAAAATGCTCGGCGGATGAAACGCACTCCACTTCACGCCGCCCATCAGCGATTGGGCGGCCGGCTCATCGAATTTGGCGGCTGGGAGATGCCCGTGCAGTATACCGACATCACCGACGAGCACCTCGCCGTGCGGCAGGCGGCGGGGCTGTTTGATATCTCGCACATGGGCGAGCTGCAACTGGCCGGCCCCGGGGCGGAGGCCTTTCTCAATCATGCCCTCACCAACGACCTCCGCAAGCTGGCGGTTGGCCAGGGCCAGTACACCCTGCTGTGCAACGAGCGCGGCGGGGTCGTTGACGATCTTTACGCCTATCGCCTCGCCGCCCAGGAATACCTCCTCATCATCAACGCCTCGCGCATCGAAGCTGATGTGCGCTGGCTGGAAACCCAGCTGGCCGCGTTTCCCGAACGCGGCGGGGTGAGCTTCCAGAATGCGTCGGACTCGACGGGCGCTCTGGCCGTGCAAGGCCCGCGCGTCGTGGAGTTCATTGAGCGCTGCTTTCCCGGCCCGTCCACGGGCGGCACCAGCGTGGCGCGGGTGACAGAGTTGAAGAAGAACCAGATAGCCCGCTTCAGTGGAACCGGCGGCACAGTCTGGGTTTCACGCACCGGCTACACGGGCGAAGACGGCTTCGAGGTCGTCGCTCCCGGCGAAATGACTGAGGCGATCTGGAACCAAGTGCTGGCTGCCGGGCAACCCTGCGGGCTGAAGCCCGCCGGGTTGGGCGCGCGCGACACGCTGCGCACCGAAGTGTGTT
Above is a genomic segment from Candidatus Paceibacterota bacterium containing:
- a CDS encoding prepilin-type N-terminal cleavage/methylation domain-containing protein — protein: MKAVPAFVGSGLVRGAAVAGGGRNRRLPLSSRGFTLIELLVVIAIIAILAALLLPALAKAKAKAHAVYCTNNMKNWGYATIMYEGDFNDRFPLFGDDSTDYTKPFWFQILAPYVAKRQKPGAGQFNTDPLFLDALRRCPGGSIGPAPYSSGPSGTNWNCYIGCYFGAYGEPVSTPSYKGISGPFYYGNRVPAMPASKIKRPAQAMIFTDTITHYLYSPLAYPFTDDVDNDTQNDTWPNYGYAYNWGRPTVHSRGANVTTADGHVEHVPFRVLWRLNGTEMVSRLWYME
- a CDS encoding response regulator transcription factor, coding for MRSRTFAPSTAAPANGVGLGRRNHSHDGGSLPGASQPIRLLLADDHPVVRRGLRACLERHPNIQVVGEAADGRETINQARALVPDVLLTDIYMPHLTGLAVVETLNRELPQIKVLLLSTQTDGAFVLRCIQVGASGYVLKESSPEDIVRAIETVHSGAPFFSPDVAHVAINQMVRGNQTGPGLADLTDREREVLTHIADGLCNKEIGCRLNISTRTVETHRERLMHKLEIHNTAGLTRFAVAKGLVTISGVAATWNRASEVSARSVLCELARAGGY
- the gcvT gene encoding glycine cleavage system aminomethyltransferase GcvT, translated to MKRTPLHAAHQRLGGRLIEFGGWEMPVQYTDITDEHLAVRQAAGLFDISHMGELQLAGPGAEAFLNHALTNDLRKLAVGQGQYTLLCNERGGVVDDLYAYRLAAQEYLLIINASRIEADVRWLETQLAAFPERGGVSFQNASDSTGALAVQGPRVVEFIERCFPGPSTGGTSVARVTELKKNQIARFSGTGGTVWVSRTGYTGEDGFEVVAPGEMTEAIWNQVLAAGQPCGLKPAGLGARDTLRTEVCYPLYGHELDEDTTPIEAGLGFFVALDKGEFIGRVVLAAQKAQGPARKLVAFKMTGKSAPPRPHYALWRTGPGAAKVGEVASGTQSPSLGIGIGMGYVPAELARPGTPIEIEIRGRRAPAMLVSKPSILSLVKKNA